The nucleotide window GTGAGCCGGCCGGAGCAGGTGCGCGACCTCAAGGAGATCGCCGACGGCGTCATTGTGGGCAGCGCGGTGGTGAAGAAGCTTGAAGCCGCCGGCGCCGACCGCGCGAAGGGACTGGAAGACGTGAAGCGGTTCGTCGCAGAGCTTCGCGCGCCGTTGGGGTGATAAAGGCCGGGTTCACCGCAGAGGGCACGAGAGGGCGCAGAGAGAAAAAGCCGAAGAGCGTGAGGGCAAGCTCAACGCTCTTCGGCTTTTCTCTCTGTGCCCTCTCGTGCCCTCTGCGGTGAACCCGGCCTTTACTCTTCGCCCGCGCCGGACAGCACCACCGCGTACCCGCGGTTCTCGATCACCGAGCAGTCGCCGAACGTGTCGAAGATCAGCGGCATCACCGCGGTCGGCATCTTCGTGACGAGGTAGTACCGGCCGCCGGGCTTCAGCAGGTCGCGCGCGCCCTCAATGAACAGCCGCGTGATCTCCGACTTCGCGTAGTACGGCGGGTTCGCCAGGATCACGTCGAACTTGTCTTCCTCCAACCCCTGAAGCCGGGTCGCGTTCACGAACCGCGTGTTCGTGACGCCGTTCGCCTTGGCGTTGAGTTCCGCGAGAGCGATCGCCCGTAAGCTGCTGTCGATGAACGTGACCCGCGCGTCCGGCCCCGCCATCGCGCCCGCCAGACACCCGACCGCACCGTTTCCGCACCCCAGGTCGAGAACGGTGTCACCGGGGCGGATCTCCGCGACCTCGAGCATCGCGCGCGAGCCCGCGTCGAACCGGCCGTAGCTGAACGTACCGGGGCGCGACACGAACTCCATCGACGCCCCGGCGCCGATCTTCGCGTGGTACTTCACCTCGTGCCGCCGGCGGCTCCCGCTCTCCTCCGCCTTCGTGCTGAAGAACGCCATGCCGTTCTCGCTCGCCGGCGTCTCCCCGCACTTGCCGAAGATCTTCTTCTGGAGCTTCGCGAACTGGCTGTCGCGCTCGTACTCGGAGAGCGTCAGGAACAGCCCGCCGACCGTGAGGACGTGCGCGGCCTGCTCCACGATGTCCAGCTTCAGCTCGCGGTCCGCCTGCGAGGACGCCGGGAAGATCACCGTGCCGAACCGCTGCGGCAGGTCCCACATGTCCGCGACCGTGACCACCTCGGCGCTCGCGCCCACCTCGGCGAGCGTCTCGC belongs to Gemmata obscuriglobus and includes:
- a CDS encoding class I SAM-dependent methyltransferase, yielding MKHVTELFATVAHRVKPPVLIAVGPPWPVANLVKALNLPETEVTCAQLDLHQTDRVRETLAEVGASAEVVTVADMWDLPQRFGTVIFPASSQADRELKLDIVEQAAHVLTVGGLFLTLSEYERDSQFAKLQKKIFGKCGETPASENGMAFFSTKAEESGSRRRHEVKYHAKIGAGASMEFVSRPGTFSYGRFDAGSRAMLEVAEIRPGDTVLDLGCGNGAVGCLAGAMAGPDARVTFIDSSLRAIALAELNAKANGVTNTRFVNATRLQGLEEDKFDVILANPPYYAKSEITRLFIEGARDLLKPGGRYYLVTKMPTAVMPLIFDTFGDCSVIENRGYAVVLSGAGEE